DNA from Mycobacterium sp. SMC-8:
CCGCGGATGCGTTCCGCGGTCTGTTCGTCGATCAGCGACAGGCGGGCGCATTCCACCTCCAACAGCGGCGACGACACCGCGTTACGCAACGAACGCGACACTCCCAGAACTAGTGTCAACGGCATACCGACGATCAGAACGGCGCTCAGTACCCCACCGAACAACGTGCACACCAGTGCCCGCCAGGGCCACGCCGACAGCAGATACCGCGGCCCCGACGCCATCGCAGCGCCCAACGACGGAGCCGGAGCCAGGACCATCATGCGAGTTTAGGTCCACCGGTATTCCGGCTGATCACGATCACCGTGACGAAGGGCAGCAGGCCGACGCACAGCAGGAATGTGGTGTCGTTGATGCCGACAGTGTCGCCGAAGACGTGGAGCATGCCGGCCGAGGCGACGAGATTGCTACCGGCGTGCAGCATCGCGCCCGGCCAGACCGAGTCGGTCGCCGACCACAGCCAGCCGATGAGGAACTCCAGCAGAATGCTCAGCGGCAGCCACCACAGCATGCTCCAAATCGCCTCTGCCGCAACGGTTCCGCCGCCGAAGTAGCCGACCCAGGGTAACGGCCAATGCCACACCCCCCAGATGAGGCCGGTCAGAAAAGTGGTAGCGACCGGGCGTCCGGGCACCAACCGGTCCCGCAGATACGCCGTCCACCCATACTCCTCACCCCAGAAGATCGGCGCCGTCACCACGCATACGGCCGGCCCGGCTGCCAGATACACCCACGCGGCGGTGCTCATCTCGAACTGCTGCGGCGACCACATTCCGGCGAGCACCGCGACGGCCACGGCGAGAAGCAGCACTGCCCACGGAATGGTCGTGGCGGCGAGGTAATACGGCCAGGACGACCGCCAGTTCGGGCGCAGACCGGAATCGGCGAAACCCTGTCGGGTGATCCACCGCCGGACCACGCACGCCGCGATGGCCGGCACGAAGGCCGCGGTGGCCAGCTGGGTCAGCGGGTTGTCGAGCGATCCACCGAGGAGATGCACCACCGTCCACGGAATCCACGCTCCGGGGAACGCGAGGCCCAAAAACCAGCGGACGCCACGGCGCCGCTGTTCTGGCGGTTCGCGCAGCGCGATCTCGACGGGGTTACGGCAGCCGGTCGTCGATGAGGCATTCATCCCTTGAGTCCACCGGAGCACGGGTCCCACGTCGGTCACCTGCGCGCCCGGCTGACGGTAGCGCGTGCGCTACCGTCGGCGGCGTCGGCCGCGCCGGAATCCTCGGCGCTGCCCGGCTACTGCGACGGCGGGAAGTCCTCGACGATGGCCGCGGCAGACTCGCCGATAATCGCGCGCATCGCCTGTTCGGCCTGCTCCTCCTCGCCCATCCTGATCGCCCGTGCCACTTCGTCGTGCAAGGCGATCGCCGCAATGTTGGGCTTCTCCGGCATCATGCCGTGATGGGTGCGACCGGCGAGTACCTCGGCAACCACCCCGGTCAGCGCCCGGAACATCTCGTTTCCGCTGGCCTCAAGCAGAGTCTGATGAAACAGCTTGTCCGCGTTGAGGTAGGCGTCCAGATCACCGGTCCGCCCGTGCACCACCATGTCCGACACCGCCGTCGCCATGATCCGGCACTGGTGCGGACTGGCCCGCCGCGCGGCCAGCGCCGCCGCCGCCGGTTCGAACCCCAGCCGCAGTTCCGAGAGTGAAACCAGTTGCGCGCTACGGTCGCCCACGTCCAGCCGCCACCGGATCACCACGGGGTCGAAGACATTCCACCTATCCGCGGGCTGGACGGTGATCCCGACCCGGCGCCGCGATTCGACCATGCCCATGGACTCCAGCACCCGGACCGCCTCCCGCGCGACGCTGCGGGACACCCCGTGCTCGGCGCTGACGCCCTCGAGTGTGAGAACCCCGCCGGCCGGGTACCGCCCGGACACGATGCCGGTGCCCAGCGCAGTCACCAGACTGCCGTGGAGCGCGCCTGCATACGGCCGATCGAGCACTGGTTGATCATGCCAGACCGACCGGAGGCCCGAAAAGAGCTACTGATTCCTGAAACGCTATTGCAATGATCTGATCATTGATGGACACTGTGTGACGTCACACACACTGATAGGGCAGAGGTCATGGCCGTTCCGATCGTCGTCATGGGAGTCTCCGGCTCCGGAAAGTCGACCGTGGGCGCCGCGCTGGCGCAGCGCCTGCGCGTCCCGTTCGCCGACGCCGACGACTTCCATCCGCCGGCCAACATCGCGAAGATGTCGGCCGGCCACCCGCTGAACGACGACGACCGCTATCCCTGGCTGGAGTCGATCGGCCAGTGGCTGGCCGGCCACCCCGACGGCGGGGTGATGAGCTGCTCCGCCTTGAAGCGCTCGTACCGGGATCAGCTGCGCCGGCACTGCCCTGACATCGAGTTCCTGCACCTGGCCGGCTCCGTCGAGACGATCGGCAGGCGGCAGGCCAGCAGGCCCGGGCACTTCATGCCCGCCAACCTGTTGCAGTCCCAGTTCCAGACGCTGGAACCGCTGGAGCCCGATGAGCGCGGTATCGCCATCGACGTCGACCAGAGTATCGACGCCATCGTCGAACGCTTCGTCAGCACAACGCATTCCCCAACAGCCGAGGAGGATTCCCAATGATTCGAGGCAATGACAGCACTGCGGTGAGGGGGCGTCGTGGAGGCGATTGATCCGGCATACGGGACCGGTACGCTGCTGCTGATCGCCGCGGCCGCGGTCGCGCTGCTGCTGTTCCTCATCATCAAGGTCAGACTGCACGCCTTCATCGCCCTGGTGCTGGTGAGCCTGCTGACCGCGCTGGCCGCCGGGATCCCGGTGGCCGACGTCCCGAGCGCGCTGACGTTCGGCTTCTCC
Protein-coding regions in this window:
- a CDS encoding CPBP family intramembrane glutamic endopeptidase, translated to MNASSTTGCRNPVEIALREPPEQRRRGVRWFLGLAFPGAWIPWTVVHLLGGSLDNPLTQLATAAFVPAIAACVVRRWITRQGFADSGLRPNWRSSWPYYLAATTIPWAVLLLAVAVAVLAGMWSPQQFEMSTAAWVYLAAGPAVCVVTAPIFWGEEYGWTAYLRDRLVPGRPVATTFLTGLIWGVWHWPLPWVGYFGGGTVAAEAIWSMLWWLPLSILLEFLIGWLWSATDSVWPGAMLHAGSNLVASAGMLHVFGDTVGINDTTFLLCVGLLPFVTVIVISRNTGGPKLA
- a CDS encoding FadR/GntR family transcriptional regulator, which gives rise to MLDRPYAGALHGSLVTALGTGIVSGRYPAGGVLTLEGVSAEHGVSRSVAREAVRVLESMGMVESRRRVGITVQPADRWNVFDPVVIRWRLDVGDRSAQLVSLSELRLGFEPAAAALAARRASPHQCRIMATAVSDMVVHGRTGDLDAYLNADKLFHQTLLEASGNEMFRALTGVVAEVLAGRTHHGMMPEKPNIAAIALHDEVARAIRMGEEEQAEQAMRAIIGESAAAIVEDFPPSQ
- a CDS encoding gluconokinase gives rise to the protein MAVPIVVMGVSGSGKSTVGAALAQRLRVPFADADDFHPPANIAKMSAGHPLNDDDRYPWLESIGQWLAGHPDGGVMSCSALKRSYRDQLRRHCPDIEFLHLAGSVETIGRRQASRPGHFMPANLLQSQFQTLEPLEPDERGIAIDVDQSIDAIVERFVSTTHSPTAEEDSQ